A genomic window from Streptomyces sp. MST-110588 includes:
- a CDS encoding polysaccharide deacetylase family protein, translating to MYHSVSPCTEDPYRITVTPDRLDRQLRWLRNRGLTGVSVGELLLAGARGRATGLVGLTFDDGYTDFLEYALPLLHRHACTATVFVLPGRLGGDNAWDREGPRKPLLDADGIREVSRAGMEIGSHGMLHTDLTLVDDATLTAEVAGSRARLADLTGSAPQGFCYPYGLLDTRAVEAVRAAGYGYGCAIDPGPLTALHALPRVHIGSSDHWLRLHLKRTLHPLRRRPLPQEPYPARLPGPATGGDAQ from the coding sequence ATGTACCACTCGGTCTCCCCGTGCACCGAGGACCCGTACCGGATCACGGTGACCCCCGACCGGCTCGACCGGCAACTGCGCTGGCTGCGCAACCGGGGACTGACCGGGGTGAGCGTCGGCGAACTCCTCCTGGCCGGCGCCCGCGGCCGGGCCACCGGCCTGGTCGGGCTGACCTTCGACGACGGCTACACCGACTTCCTGGAGTACGCCCTGCCGCTGCTGCACCGGCACGCGTGCACCGCCACCGTCTTCGTCCTGCCCGGCCGGCTCGGCGGCGACAACGCCTGGGACCGCGAGGGCCCGCGCAAGCCGCTGCTGGACGCCGACGGCATCCGTGAGGTGTCCCGGGCCGGCATGGAGATCGGCTCCCACGGCATGCTGCACACCGACCTGACCCTCGTCGACGACGCCACGCTCACGGCCGAGGTGGCCGGCAGCCGGGCCCGGCTCGCCGACCTCACCGGCAGCGCGCCGCAGGGCTTCTGCTACCCGTACGGCCTGCTGGACACGCGCGCCGTCGAGGCGGTCCGGGCAGCCGGATACGGGTACGGCTGCGCCATCGACCCAGGCCCGCTCACCGCCCTGCACGCCCTGCCCCGCGTCCACATCGGATCCTCGGACCACTGGCTGCGGCTGCACCTGAAGCGGACACTGCACCCGCTGCGCCGCCGCCCCCTGCCCCAGGAGCCCTACCCCGCCCGCCTCCCGGGCCCGGCGACGGGAGGCGACGCGCAATGA
- a CDS encoding glycosyltransferase: protein MRVAHIITGLGVGGAEQQLRLLLRHLPATCDVITLTEDGTVAAGLRADGVRVTCLGMAGNRDLTVLPRLVQLIRDGSYDVVHTHLYRACVYGRTAARLAGVRAVVATEHSLGVRQMEGRPLTRGTRALYLATERLGSATIAVSETVARRLRAWGVPPARLHVVPNGVDAHRLSFRPQARAALRTRLALPADAFVVAGAGRLVPGKDFPALLHAVAALPDAHLLLAGDGPGRVALRARAAALGVADRVHLLGECHGAVAPVPAGGTGIADVLSAADVFVSASAEETFGLTVLEALAAGLPALYAACPALEGLPPEYAPGARRIRPGTEETTTALRALRVAGPARLPVPPAVHHYDVARGAQRVMALYRELAGLPPAPPKVRLPSTPRPVTTDLTLNKR, encoded by the coding sequence ATGAGGGTGGCGCACATCATCACCGGACTGGGCGTCGGCGGGGCCGAGCAGCAACTGCGCCTGCTGCTCCGGCACCTGCCCGCGACCTGCGACGTCATCACCCTCACCGAGGACGGCACGGTCGCCGCCGGGCTGCGTGCGGACGGCGTGCGCGTCACCTGCCTGGGCATGGCCGGCAACCGCGACCTGACGGTGCTGCCCCGCCTGGTGCAACTGATCCGGGACGGCTCCTACGACGTGGTGCACACCCATCTGTACCGGGCCTGCGTGTACGGGCGGACGGCCGCGCGGCTGGCCGGCGTACGGGCCGTGGTCGCCACCGAACACTCCCTGGGCGTGCGCCAGATGGAAGGCCGGCCCCTCACCCGGGGAACCCGCGCCCTCTACCTCGCCACCGAACGCCTGGGGTCCGCCACGATCGCCGTCTCCGAGACGGTCGCCAGGCGGCTGCGGGCCTGGGGCGTGCCCCCCGCGCGCCTGCACGTCGTGCCCAACGGCGTCGACGCGCACCGGCTGTCCTTCCGCCCCCAGGCACGCGCGGCCCTGCGCACCCGGCTCGCCCTGCCTGCCGACGCCTTCGTGGTCGCCGGCGCCGGACGGCTCGTACCGGGCAAGGACTTCCCGGCCCTGCTGCACGCGGTGGCCGCCCTGCCCGACGCCCATCTGCTGCTCGCCGGGGACGGACCCGGGCGGGTGGCCCTGCGCGCCCGCGCCGCGGCCCTGGGCGTGGCGGACCGGGTGCACCTGCTGGGGGAGTGCCACGGCGCCGTGGCACCCGTCCCGGCGGGCGGGACGGGCATCGCCGACGTGCTGTCCGCCGCGGACGTCTTCGTCTCGGCGTCCGCCGAAGAGACCTTCGGGCTGACCGTCCTGGAGGCGCTCGCGGCCGGGCTGCCGGCGCTGTACGCCGCCTGCCCGGCGCTGGAGGGCCTGCCCCCGGAGTACGCGCCGGGAGCCCGCCGGATCCGCCCCGGCACCGAGGAGACCACCACCGCGCTGCGCGCGCTGCGGGTCGCCGGACCTGCCCGGCTGCCGGTTCCCCCGGCCGTACACCACTACGACGTCGCCCGTGGCGCGCAGCGCGTGATGGCCCTCTACCGCGAACTCGCCGGCCTGCCGCCCGCGCCGCCCAAGGTCCGCCTCCCCTCCACACCGCGGCCCGTGACCACGGACCTGACCCTGAACAAGAGATGA
- a CDS encoding lipopolysaccharide biosynthesis protein: MYAAVAPQQYTATSFVAVTPGKKTDPASALGYAQAYGRIATDPAVLVRARRGTALGVAELRTAVRADTSPDAPMIEITGTSARRQQAADISNAVAQALVRTVEESTTKTGAKPGVLFRALAPVEPVSPSPGIAVGVGGCAGGLIGALVLLARPQRRQPYLLGAPVLATAHHGTPGHAAAAPRETSGTTPAAPNATTGSATTSHHQAPATAASAPHEGTEQVQAAR, from the coding sequence GTGTACGCGGCGGTCGCCCCGCAGCAGTACACGGCCACCAGCTTCGTGGCGGTGACCCCGGGGAAAAAGACCGACCCGGCCTCCGCGCTCGGCTACGCGCAGGCCTACGGACGGATCGCCACCGACCCCGCCGTCCTGGTCAGGGCCCGGCGCGGGACGGCCCTGGGCGTCGCCGAACTGCGCACCGCCGTACGGGCCGACACCTCGCCCGACGCCCCGATGATCGAGATCACCGGCACCTCGGCCCGCCGCCAGCAGGCCGCCGACATCTCCAACGCCGTGGCCCAGGCGCTGGTACGCACCGTCGAGGAGTCCACCACCAAGACCGGCGCCAAGCCGGGCGTCCTGTTCCGGGCCCTGGCGCCGGTGGAACCGGTCTCGCCGTCCCCGGGCATCGCCGTGGGCGTGGGCGGGTGCGCGGGCGGACTGATCGGCGCACTGGTCCTGCTCGCCCGCCCGCAGCGGCGGCAGCCCTACCTCCTGGGCGCACCCGTCCTGGCGACGGCCCACCACGGGACGCCCGGCCACGCCGCCGCCGCTCCCCGCGAGACATCCGGCACCACCCCTGCGGCCCCCAACGCGACGACGGGCAGCGCCACCACATCCCACCACCAGGCTCCCGCCACGGCCGCATCGGCACCCCACGAAGGCACCGAGCAGGTGCAGGCGGCGCGATGA
- a CDS encoding ATP-grasp domain-containing protein — MNSFDTDVPALLLRLDPNPFHHGTLGALRSLGRTGIEVHAVVDAAGGPAGRSRYLHRAHPPPPRGASDADILTTLCRVSERIGRRAVLIPLDDRSAISVAALSGRLARRFLLPSVAPSLPGRVADKAELARICSGLEVPHPRTVAPGSAAEAAGKAAELGFPVVAKWSRPWVLPPGLRSTALVRTPEEARTLYGHSARAGSELLLQRHLPGGQGTDWFFHGYTAGHGTFLMGGAGRKERSWPLRTGLTAVGTWLPNPEVEEAASRIAARVDYRGILDLDFRFDADTGRYHLLDFNPRPGAQFRLFTDADGLDVVRAQHLHLTGRGVPEPRSAPGRVFVAENYALLSTLLSKTPAGRRPPYVLPASSSPPTPAAKPAVAAPPVAAPPEVAPSEAAPPDEVPSCAVSPAVPPPHAASPAAGSPRTTPSDAGPPDAAAPAATPPATVPSESLSPGPARRRVRRDVEYAWFALDDPLPFLAMAAAWLARCVHKAWHRLFPAAKPRLGPRRPTGTVQPSPRPDGAGAEPAGRKAPPPPTCGPRSTAHSDQKEGNACTTS; from the coding sequence TTGAATTCATTCGACACCGACGTCCCGGCCCTGCTGCTCCGGCTCGACCCCAACCCGTTCCACCACGGGACCCTGGGGGCTCTCAGATCGCTCGGCCGTACGGGGATCGAGGTGCACGCCGTCGTGGACGCGGCCGGCGGCCCGGCGGGCCGGTCCCGCTATCTGCACCGGGCCCACCCCCCGCCGCCCCGGGGCGCTTCGGACGCCGACATCCTCACCACCCTGTGCCGGGTCTCCGAACGGATCGGCCGGCGCGCCGTCCTGATCCCGCTGGACGACCGCAGCGCGATCAGCGTCGCCGCCCTCTCCGGCCGGCTCGCCCGGCGGTTCCTGCTGCCGTCCGTGGCGCCGTCTCTGCCGGGCCGCGTCGCCGACAAGGCCGAACTCGCCCGCATCTGCTCGGGGTTGGAGGTCCCGCACCCCCGGACCGTGGCCCCCGGCAGCGCGGCAGAAGCCGCCGGGAAGGCCGCGGAACTCGGCTTCCCGGTCGTCGCGAAATGGAGCCGCCCATGGGTGCTGCCCCCCGGGCTGCGCAGCACCGCCCTGGTCCGCACGCCGGAGGAGGCCCGCACGCTCTACGGCCACAGTGCCCGCGCCGGCAGCGAACTGCTGCTGCAGCGGCATCTGCCGGGCGGCCAGGGGACGGACTGGTTCTTCCACGGCTACACCGCGGGCCACGGCACCTTCCTGATGGGCGGTGCCGGCCGCAAGGAACGCTCCTGGCCGCTGCGTACGGGCCTGACGGCGGTCGGCACCTGGCTGCCCAACCCCGAGGTGGAGGAGGCGGCGTCCCGGATCGCCGCACGGGTGGACTACCGCGGCATCCTCGACCTGGACTTCCGCTTCGACGCGGACACCGGCCGCTACCACCTCCTGGACTTCAACCCGCGGCCCGGAGCCCAGTTCCGGCTGTTCACCGACGCCGACGGCCTGGACGTGGTGCGCGCACAGCACCTCCACCTGACCGGGCGCGGCGTTCCCGAGCCGCGCTCCGCCCCGGGCCGGGTCTTCGTCGCGGAGAACTACGCCCTGCTGTCCACCCTGCTGTCCAAGACCCCCGCCGGACGCCGCCCCCCATACGTACTCCCGGCCTCCTCCTCCCCGCCCACCCCCGCCGCCAAGCCGGCCGTGGCCGCGCCACCCGTGGCCGCGCCACCCGAGGTCGCGCCGTCCGAGGCCGCGCCGCCGGATGAGGTGCCGTCCTGCGCCGTGTCACCTGCCGTCCCACCGCCCCACGCCGCGTCACCCGCCGCCGGGTCACCGCGCACCACCCCCTCCGATGCCGGGCCGCCCGACGCCGCGGCACCTGCCGCCACCCCACCCGCCACCGTGCCGTCCGAGTCCCTTTCGCCCGGTCCTGCGCGCCGACGCGTCCGGCGGGACGTGGAATACGCCTGGTTCGCCCTCGACGACCCGCTGCCCTTCCTCGCCATGGCCGCGGCCTGGCTGGCGCGCTGCGTGCACAAGGCGTGGCACCGGCTGTTCCCGGCGGCGAAGCCACGGTTGGGGCCACGACGGCCCACCGGGACCGTCCAGCCCTCGCCCCGCCCGGACGGTGCCGGCGCGGAACCCGCCGGCCGCAAGGCCCCGCCGCCGCCCACCTGCGGCCCCCGGTCCACGGCGCACAGCGACCAGAAAGAAGGAAACGCATGTACGACCTCCTAG
- a CDS encoding GNAT family N-acetyltransferase, with protein sequence MTLRTAAAPPATPTARLTATLCQDPERFAALAAPWEELRRRSPAATPFQSHTWLHSWWLSYGRPGRLRIVLVHRGGDELVAAAPLMLTRRPLPTLVPLGGGISDFGDVLLAEDCPQAAHALAHGLRSVARGAVVDLREVRPGGAAERLYDAWRGPRRTLPDSVSLELPGVPMEDLLRRLATASAKRTRGKLRRIDTLGIHEHTVGEHEVPAAVRTLLHLHELQWRGRGVTPEHLRPRFRAHLQRAAQGMVRAGEAVLTEYRLGPDVMAADIAFISRGLVCGYLYGAHPELRARKVDIATLLLRRNARHAAAGPRTLSLLRGTEPYKMRWQPTEVAHQRILLARRELAPLLSLHAAQVAGRALAADAVRAHAPTAQKWLTRLNGRPTRGTAV encoded by the coding sequence ATGACCCTCCGCACGGCCGCGGCCCCACCGGCCACCCCCACGGCCCGGCTGACCGCCACGCTGTGCCAGGACCCCGAACGGTTCGCCGCCCTGGCCGCGCCGTGGGAGGAGCTGCGCCGCCGCAGCCCCGCGGCCACCCCCTTCCAGAGCCACACCTGGCTGCACTCCTGGTGGCTGTCGTACGGCAGACCGGGGCGGCTGCGGATCGTCCTGGTCCACCGGGGCGGCGATGAACTGGTCGCCGCCGCGCCCCTGATGCTCACCCGTCGGCCGCTGCCCACGCTGGTCCCGCTGGGCGGGGGCATCTCCGACTTCGGCGACGTGCTGCTGGCTGAGGACTGCCCGCAGGCCGCCCACGCACTCGCCCACGGGCTGCGGTCGGTGGCCCGCGGGGCCGTCGTCGACCTGCGGGAAGTACGGCCCGGCGGGGCGGCCGAGCGCCTGTACGACGCCTGGCGGGGGCCGCGCCGCACACTGCCGGACTCGGTGTCCCTGGAGCTGCCCGGCGTACCGATGGAGGACCTGCTGCGGCGGCTGGCCACCGCCAGCGCCAAGCGCACCCGCGGCAAGCTGCGCCGGATCGACACCCTGGGGATCCACGAGCACACCGTCGGCGAGCACGAGGTCCCCGCGGCCGTACGCACCCTGCTGCACCTGCACGAACTCCAGTGGCGCGGGCGCGGCGTGACCCCCGAGCACCTCCGTCCGCGCTTTCGCGCCCACCTCCAGCGGGCGGCCCAGGGCATGGTCCGCGCGGGTGAGGCCGTACTGACCGAATACCGTCTGGGCCCGGACGTGATGGCCGCGGACATCGCCTTCATCTCCCGCGGCCTGGTCTGCGGCTACCTCTACGGAGCCCACCCCGAACTGCGGGCGCGCAAGGTGGACATCGCCACGCTGCTGCTCCGGCGCAACGCCCGGCACGCCGCGGCCGGCCCGCGCACGCTGAGCCTGCTGCGCGGCACCGAGCCGTACAAGATGCGCTGGCAGCCGACGGAGGTGGCCCATCAGCGCATCCTGCTGGCCCGCCGGGAGCTGGCGCCCCTGCTGAGCCTGCACGCGGCGCAGGTGGCCGGCCGCGCGCTGGCCGCCGACGCGGTACGCGCCCACGCGCCCACGGCACAGAAGTGGCTCACCCGCCTGAACGGGCGGCCGACGCGGGGCACGGCCGTATGA
- a CDS encoding O-antigen ligase family protein — protein sequence MSALPAAVAGEAPAVTAGASPAAAAAVRPPLAGLARGWRGARWRHARWWGPVAPALVTVLLLCAPPLNEGTAVAGGAGGTGGATVADAASALLVLWCAVRLTARRGAPACPLTPRAVLVLAAPVAAFAVATAVASDPAAGLPGFLRHLQVFVLVPGAVLLLTRDARDFRLLCGALIVLALVEGGIGVHQNLTGTGASYMGENIRAVGTFGARDVMGMSTVVAYGFLAAFSLGLGAPAGVPRRLRAAALGCAAVLLVPLALSYSRGAWIATAVAATVVLILSGARKAVPAVAALAAAAVVLVGGAGIGSQQISERFATITRVSAAPDRSVSDRYALWDTALGIWRDAPLTGVGIKGFPAHRDGHAPLGLSSGSDTAGAGQRFAREPLLSPHNMYLLLLSEQGLIGVTLVAGSWAALLILAVRRQRAARRVAGRSAAAGEGDCALAAVGLLVWLVVDFLYADIGGPSTVLTGIILGMAGWWALRPGGDREGCAR from the coding sequence ATGAGCGCGCTGCCGGCCGCCGTGGCGGGTGAGGCGCCGGCCGTGACGGCGGGCGCCTCACCCGCTGCCGCGGCGGCTGTCCGGCCGCCCCTCGCGGGTCTGGCGAGGGGGTGGCGCGGCGCGCGGTGGCGGCACGCCCGGTGGTGGGGGCCGGTGGCTCCGGCCCTGGTCACCGTCCTGCTGCTGTGTGCGCCACCGCTGAACGAAGGCACCGCCGTCGCGGGCGGCGCGGGCGGTACCGGCGGTGCGACGGTCGCCGACGCGGCCTCGGCGCTGCTCGTCCTGTGGTGCGCGGTCCGCCTGACGGCCCGGCGCGGCGCCCCCGCGTGCCCCCTGACGCCGAGGGCCGTGCTGGTCCTGGCCGCACCCGTGGCGGCGTTCGCGGTGGCCACCGCCGTCGCCTCCGACCCGGCGGCCGGCCTGCCCGGATTCCTGCGCCACCTCCAGGTCTTCGTGCTCGTTCCCGGGGCCGTCCTGCTGCTGACCAGGGACGCCCGGGACTTCCGGCTGCTGTGCGGCGCGCTGATCGTACTGGCCCTCGTGGAGGGCGGCATCGGCGTCCACCAGAACCTCACCGGGACCGGCGCCTCCTACATGGGCGAGAACATCCGGGCGGTGGGCACCTTCGGCGCACGTGATGTCATGGGGATGTCCACCGTGGTCGCGTACGGCTTCCTGGCCGCCTTCTCGCTGGGTCTCGGCGCGCCCGCCGGCGTCCCGCGCCGGCTGCGGGCGGCGGCGCTGGGCTGCGCTGCGGTGCTCCTGGTGCCGCTGGCCCTCTCCTACAGCCGTGGCGCCTGGATCGCCACGGCGGTGGCCGCCACCGTCGTCCTGATCCTGTCCGGAGCGCGCAAGGCGGTGCCGGCCGTCGCCGCGCTGGCCGCCGCGGCCGTGGTGCTCGTCGGCGGGGCGGGGATCGGCTCGCAGCAGATCTCCGAGCGCTTCGCCACCATCACCCGGGTCTCGGCCGCCCCCGACCGGTCGGTCTCGGACCGCTACGCCTTGTGGGACACCGCCCTCGGCATCTGGCGGGACGCCCCGCTGACCGGCGTCGGCATCAAGGGCTTCCCCGCCCACCGCGACGGGCACGCCCCGCTGGGGCTCTCCTCCGGCAGCGACACCGCCGGGGCGGGCCAGCGCTTCGCCCGCGAACCGCTGCTCTCCCCGCACAACATGTATCTGCTGCTGCTCAGCGAACAGGGGCTGATCGGGGTCACGCTGGTGGCGGGCAGTTGGGCGGCGCTGCTGATCCTGGCCGTACGGCGGCAGCGCGCGGCCCGGCGCGTGGCGGGCCGGTCCGCCGCGGCCGGGGAAGGGGACTGTGCGCTGGCCGCCGTCGGCCTGCTGGTCTGGCTGGTCGTCGACTTCCTGTACGCCGACATCGGCGGGCCCTCGACCGTACTGACCGGGATCATCCTGGGGATGGCGGGCTGGTGGGCCCTGCGCCCCGGCGGCGACCGCGAGGGCTGCGCCCGGTGA
- a CDS encoding glycosyl hydrolase: protein MAPALRVGAFLGSGAEGVARTEALKYWLGGTDVRVGHTYLAGDKWSSIEGPPEFLKPWVKWRRADPDRLLVLNVPMQERNEQAVPDPAVRALLRAGSSGHFDGHFRRLAERLVRSGVPDTVLVLGWEMNGATYTHRCAPDPEAWKAYWRHIVTAMRAVPGQKFKFDFAPNRGRDAIAWTDCYPGDDVVDVIGMDSYDQPRGHTFDNQVKEPYGLQAHADFAAARKKPVSYPEWGLFRNGDNPEYVRQMLDWMGRHQPMYQTVTDYCPHGVWQCTANPRSSKAFRAAFFAHSQQTPAPSPTPSLTVAPPPSPSAPVQSAATPPSPTAPAVPPTGATALCPCPSTGSATAAPAVPTVAGTPAAAVTPTGTVTPTGTVAPTGPVVPVVPAAFVASVAPAVTGAI, encoded by the coding sequence ATGGCGCCGGCCCTGCGAGTGGGCGCGTTCCTCGGGTCCGGCGCCGAGGGGGTGGCGCGTACGGAAGCGCTCAAATACTGGCTCGGCGGTACGGACGTACGGGTCGGTCACACGTATCTGGCGGGCGACAAGTGGTCGAGCATCGAGGGGCCGCCGGAATTCCTCAAGCCCTGGGTGAAGTGGCGGCGGGCCGATCCGGACCGGCTCCTGGTGCTCAACGTGCCCATGCAGGAACGCAACGAGCAGGCGGTGCCGGACCCCGCGGTGCGGGCGCTGCTGCGCGCGGGGTCCTCCGGGCACTTCGACGGGCACTTCCGGCGGCTGGCCGAGCGCCTGGTGCGGTCGGGGGTGCCGGACACCGTTCTCGTGCTCGGCTGGGAGATGAACGGCGCGACGTACACCCATCGTTGTGCTCCGGACCCCGAGGCGTGGAAGGCGTACTGGCGGCACATCGTCACCGCCATGCGCGCGGTGCCCGGCCAGAAATTCAAGTTCGACTTCGCTCCGAACCGGGGCCGGGACGCCATTGCCTGGACGGACTGTTACCCGGGCGACGACGTGGTCGATGTCATCGGAATGGATTCCTACGACCAGCCGCGCGGCCATACGTTCGACAATCAGGTGAAGGAGCCGTACGGCCTCCAGGCGCATGCCGACTTCGCCGCGGCCCGCAAGAAGCCGGTCTCTTATCCGGAATGGGGACTGTTCCGCAACGGTGACAATCCCGAGTACGTACGGCAGATGCTCGACTGGATGGGGCGGCATCAGCCGATGTACCAGACGGTCACGGACTACTGTCCGCACGGGGTGTGGCAGTGCACGGCCAATCCGAGGTCCTCGAAGGCTTTTCGCGCGGCTTTCTTCGCGCACTCGCAGCAGACACCGGCCCCGTCGCCCACCCCGTCCCTGACCGTCGCCCCGCCGCCCTCCCCGTCCGCACCGGTCCAGTCCGCCGCCACCCCACCCTCCCCAACGGCCCCGGCCGTCCCGCCGACCGGCGCCACGGCCCTGTGCCCGTGTCCGTCCACCGGATCCGCCACGGCTGCCCCGGCCGTACCGACCGTCGCCGGCACCCCGGCCGCGGCGGTCACTCCCACGGGTACGGTCACTCCCACGGGTACGGTCGCTCCCACAGGCCCGGTTGTCCCCGTCGTCCCAGCCGCCTTCGTCGCATCTGTTGCCCCTGCCGTCACCGGTGCCATATGA
- a CDS encoding lipid II flippase MurJ, producing MTGTRAVQGGQGSAGVPAEAAAPVQVLGSGGHGEGGGHGEGGDGHDGRRTGSFLARAAAVTAALTAAGSLCGLLRDQAIAHLFGAGSDTDAFLVAWTVPEVASTLLIEDAMALVLVPAFSLALARRAAEAGAGADIGMDAGTGAGAGAGAGADTGAGAAYRPDPVRRLVAATLPRLLIALTMTTALLALGAPLLVRILAPGLPDPGTAVDCTRLTALTLTTFGLAGYFSAALRAHRRFVAPAAIYIAYNVSVIATTLALHVSWGVRAAAAGVAVGGLLMALVQLPSFIGQLGERSGVRAVRTAGARTGFRESPATAAGATGTGPADAGPPVAPVPAAPPVLPISPDTPVPPAPPVLPGPVVQGLGPAALAPVVVFALSRQAQVLAERFIASSLPPGAISHLNYAQKVAQLPMVLSLMICTVTFPVVARAMADGDPGRARRRVERDLALAGIVVLLGAAYVVACAPQIIHLLFQRGAFDAADTDATARVMRVYACGLLGHTLVGALARPFFSGTRPTWYPAAAMGAGLAVTVVAGRMSAPLWGAYGIAAANVAGITTTALLLLKGLGVRVVAIGVRRVTAGLLRLVLAAATAAAAGWAAAGALPGAPAGAAAGCVTVLLVFTAAAVLLRAPEVPELIAAAERKLRHVQ from the coding sequence GTGACCGGTACGCGTGCCGTCCAGGGAGGCCAGGGGTCCGCCGGTGTGCCGGCGGAGGCCGCGGCGCCCGTACAGGTGCTTGGTTCCGGCGGACACGGCGAGGGCGGCGGACACGGCGAGGGCGGCGACGGGCACGACGGCCGGCGTACGGGGTCGTTCCTGGCCCGCGCCGCTGCCGTCACCGCCGCCCTGACCGCGGCCGGTTCGCTCTGCGGCCTGCTGCGCGACCAGGCGATCGCCCACCTGTTCGGGGCGGGCAGTGACACCGATGCCTTCCTCGTCGCCTGGACCGTCCCGGAGGTGGCCTCCACGCTGCTGATCGAGGACGCCATGGCCCTGGTCCTCGTCCCGGCCTTCAGCCTCGCCCTCGCGCGCCGGGCCGCCGAAGCCGGCGCCGGTGCGGACATCGGTATGGACGCCGGTACGGGCGCCGGTGCCGGGGCCGGTGCGGGCGCGGACACCGGTGCCGGGGCCGCGTACCGGCCCGACCCCGTACGGCGCCTGGTGGCCGCCACCCTGCCGCGGCTGCTCATCGCCCTCACCATGACGACCGCGCTGCTGGCGCTGGGCGCCCCGCTCCTCGTACGGATCCTGGCCCCCGGCCTCCCCGACCCCGGGACCGCCGTCGACTGCACCCGGCTGACCGCCCTGACCCTGACCACCTTCGGGCTCGCCGGCTATTTCAGCGCGGCGCTGCGGGCCCACCGCCGCTTCGTCGCCCCCGCCGCCATCTACATCGCCTACAACGTGTCGGTCATCGCCACCACCCTCGCGCTGCACGTCTCCTGGGGCGTACGGGCCGCGGCGGCCGGCGTGGCGGTGGGCGGGCTGCTCATGGCGCTCGTACAACTGCCGTCTTTCATCGGGCAGTTGGGGGAGAGGTCCGGTGTCCGCGCCGTCCGTACGGCCGGCGCCCGCACCGGCTTCCGGGAGAGCCCTGCCACGGCCGCCGGGGCAACCGGAACCGGACCGGCCGACGCAGGCCCGCCGGTCGCGCCGGTCCCAGCAGCCCCACCAGTCCTGCCGATCTCACCAGACACACCGGTTCCGCCGGCTCCCCCAGTCCTGCCAGGGCCCGTCGTGCAGGGTCTGGGCCCGGCGGCCCTCGCCCCGGTCGTCGTCTTCGCCCTGAGCCGGCAGGCGCAGGTCCTGGCGGAACGGTTCATCGCCTCCTCACTGCCCCCCGGAGCCATCTCGCACCTGAATTACGCGCAGAAGGTGGCCCAGTTGCCGATGGTCCTCTCCCTGATGATCTGCACCGTCACCTTCCCCGTCGTCGCCCGCGCGATGGCCGACGGCGACCCGGGCCGGGCGCGCCGCCGGGTGGAACGCGACCTGGCGCTGGCCGGCATCGTGGTCCTGCTGGGCGCCGCCTACGTCGTCGCCTGCGCCCCGCAGATCATCCACCTGCTCTTCCAGCGCGGCGCGTTCGACGCCGCCGACACCGACGCCACCGCCCGCGTCATGCGGGTCTACGCCTGCGGACTGCTCGGCCACACCCTGGTCGGAGCCCTGGCCCGCCCCTTCTTCTCCGGCACCCGGCCCACCTGGTACCCGGCCGCCGCCATGGGCGCCGGCCTCGCCGTCACCGTGGTCGCGGGCCGCATGTCCGCCCCCCTGTGGGGCGCGTACGGCATCGCCGCCGCCAACGTCGCCGGCATCACCACCACCGCGCTGCTCCTCCTGAAAGGACTGGGCGTGCGCGTGGTCGCCATCGGCGTCCGCCGGGTGACCGCCGGTCTGCTCCGGCTGGTGCTGGCCGCCGCCACGGCGGCGGCGGCCGGCTGGGCCGCCGCGGGAGCGCTGCCCGGCGCCCCGGCCGGTGCCGCGGCCGGCTGTGTGACGGTCCTGCTGGTGTTCACCGCCGCCGCCGTCCTCCTGCGGGCCCCGGAAGTCCCCGAACTCATCGCCGCCGCCGAACGGAAGCTCCGCCATGTCCAGTGA